Proteins encoded by one window of Arachis ipaensis cultivar K30076 chromosome B04, Araip1.1, whole genome shotgun sequence:
- the LOC107635039 gene encoding rop guanine nucleotide exchange factor 3 isoform X2, with the protein MQVFVNLIINSCAKNMEKKSSSSTKFDEISELGFQPPPPSPSMEDHSATDAWTYSEPEASNLSDSVDESSYASDFSPSRPTAARADAKQVVLSRLGLKLRKNSVDVKLNESDLMDSGELEVMKERFSKLLLGEDMSGGGKGVCTAVTISNAITNLYATVFGQSLKLEPLKPEKKAMWKREMKVLLSVCDYIVEFAPTAQYLEDGTIVEMMKSRPRSDIYINLPALQKLDTMLIEILDTFHDTEFWYVDNIPANSPRTRATSFRRIVQRKDEKWWLPVPCVLPGGLSEKSRKHLVEKRDCANQIHKAAMAINNNVLAEIDIPETYIDNLPKNGRANMGDTIYHYMSAAEKFSADQLLDYLKISSEHEALELADRVESSMYSWRRKACLSHSKSSWSKVKELMADADRKDKNYTLAERAETLLFCLKQRYPELSQTSLDTCKIQYNKDVGKAILESYSRVLEGLAFNIVAWVEDVLYVDKSMKNREV; encoded by the exons ATGCAGGTGTTCGTTAATTTGATCATAAATTCTTGTGCTAAGAATATGGAGAagaaatcatcatcatcaacaaagTTTGATGAGATTTCTGAGTTAGGATTTcaacctcctcctccttctccttctatGGAGGATCATTCGGCAACCGATGCATGGACATATTCAGAGCCAGAGGCATCAAACTTATCAGATTCAGTTGATGAAAGCAGTTATGCCAGTGACTTTTCGCCTTCTCGGCCGACGGCTGCGAGAGCAGATGCTAAACAAGTTGTTCTTTCAAGGCTAGGATTGAAGTTGCGCAAGAATTCGGTCGATGTTAAGCTCAATGAGAGTGATCTTATGGATTCAG GTGAGCTTGAAGTAATGAAGGAAAGATTTTCAAAGCTGCTGTTGGGAGAAGACATGTCTGGTGGTGGAAAAGGAGTTTGCACTGCAGTTACAATTTCAAATGCCATTACCAATCTCTATG CAACTGTATTTGGACAAAGTTTGAAGTTGGAGCCACTGAAGCCTGAGAAGAAAGCAATGTGGAAAAGAGAAATGAAGGTTCTTTTATCAGTGTGTGATTATATAGTAGAATTTGCCCCAACTGCACAATATTTAGAAGATGGAACAATCGTTGAG ATGATGAAGAGTAGACCAAGATCAGACATATATATCAACCTCCCTGCTCTACAGAAGCTTGACACAATGCTCATA GAAATATTAGACACTTTCCATGATACTGAATTTTGGTATGTAGATAACATTCCGGCGAATTCACCACGCACGCGCGCAACCTCTTTTCGGAGGATTGTTCAGCGAAAAGACGAGAAATGGTGGCTTCCGGTGCCTTGTGTTCTCCCCGGTGGCCTATCTGAAAAATCAAGGAAGCACTTAGTAGAAAAAAGGGATTGTGCTAACCAAATTCATAAAGCAGCCATGGCAATAAACAACAATGTTCTTGCTGAGATTGATATCCCAGAAACCTACATTGATAATCTTCCTAAG AATGGAAGAGCAAATATGGGAGACACAATTTACCACTACATGTCTGCTGCAGAGAAATTCTCAGCTGATCAACTTCTTGACTACTTGAAGATAAGTTCTGAGCATGAAGCACTTGAGCTGGCCGACAGGGTCGAGTCTTCGATGTACTCGTGGCGCCGGAAAGCTTGCCTGAGCCATTCCAAATCATCCTGGAGCAAAGTGAAGGAACTCATGGCCGACGCCGACCGGAAGGACAAGAATTACACCTTAGCTGAGAGAGCAGAGACTTTGTTGTTCTGCCTGAAGCAAAGATATCCTGAACTGTCACAAACTTCTCTTGACACATGCAAGATTCAGTATAACAAG GATGTTGGAAAAGCAATATTAGAGAGTTATTCAAGAGTACTAGAAGGCCTAGCATTCAACATTGTTGCTTGGGTTGAAGATGTTCTCTATGTAGATAAATCAATGAAGAACAGAGAAGTCTAG
- the LOC107635039 gene encoding rop guanine nucleotide exchange factor 3 isoform X1, whose product MQVFVNLIINSCAKNMEKKSSSSTKFDEISELGFQPPPPSPSMEDHSATDAWTYSEPEASNLSDSVDESSYASDFSPSRPTAARADAKQVVLSRLGLKLRKNSVDVKLNESDLMDSGELEVMKERFSKLLLGEDMSGGGKGVCTAVTISNAITNLYATVFGQSLKLEPLKPEKKAMWKREMKVLLSVCDYIVEFAPTAQYLEDGTIVEMMKSRPRSDIYINLPALQKLDTMLIEILDTFHDTEFWYVDNIPANSPRTRATSFRRIVQRKDEKWWLPVPCVLPGGLSEKSRKHLVEKRDCANQIHKAAMAINNNVLAEIDIPETYIDNLPKLKFYSQVVEDPITCDPLKSWNLSSNFISLLWKPMIAAETCRKRDDIISHKNGRANMGDTIYHYMSAAEKFSADQLLDYLKISSEHEALELADRVESSMYSWRRKACLSHSKSSWSKVKELMADADRKDKNYTLAERAETLLFCLKQRYPELSQTSLDTCKIQYNKDVGKAILESYSRVLEGLAFNIVAWVEDVLYVDKSMKNREV is encoded by the exons ATGCAGGTGTTCGTTAATTTGATCATAAATTCTTGTGCTAAGAATATGGAGAagaaatcatcatcatcaacaaagTTTGATGAGATTTCTGAGTTAGGATTTcaacctcctcctccttctccttctatGGAGGATCATTCGGCAACCGATGCATGGACATATTCAGAGCCAGAGGCATCAAACTTATCAGATTCAGTTGATGAAAGCAGTTATGCCAGTGACTTTTCGCCTTCTCGGCCGACGGCTGCGAGAGCAGATGCTAAACAAGTTGTTCTTTCAAGGCTAGGATTGAAGTTGCGCAAGAATTCGGTCGATGTTAAGCTCAATGAGAGTGATCTTATGGATTCAG GTGAGCTTGAAGTAATGAAGGAAAGATTTTCAAAGCTGCTGTTGGGAGAAGACATGTCTGGTGGTGGAAAAGGAGTTTGCACTGCAGTTACAATTTCAAATGCCATTACCAATCTCTATG CAACTGTATTTGGACAAAGTTTGAAGTTGGAGCCACTGAAGCCTGAGAAGAAAGCAATGTGGAAAAGAGAAATGAAGGTTCTTTTATCAGTGTGTGATTATATAGTAGAATTTGCCCCAACTGCACAATATTTAGAAGATGGAACAATCGTTGAG ATGATGAAGAGTAGACCAAGATCAGACATATATATCAACCTCCCTGCTCTACAGAAGCTTGACACAATGCTCATA GAAATATTAGACACTTTCCATGATACTGAATTTTGGTATGTAGATAACATTCCGGCGAATTCACCACGCACGCGCGCAACCTCTTTTCGGAGGATTGTTCAGCGAAAAGACGAGAAATGGTGGCTTCCGGTGCCTTGTGTTCTCCCCGGTGGCCTATCTGAAAAATCAAGGAAGCACTTAGTAGAAAAAAGGGATTGTGCTAACCAAATTCATAAAGCAGCCATGGCAATAAACAACAATGTTCTTGCTGAGATTGATATCCCAGAAACCTACATTGATAATCTTCCTAAG CTGAAATTCTATAGCCAAGTGGTTGAGGATCCAATTACATGTGACCCCCTAAAGTCTTGGaatttatcatcaaatttcataagCCTTTTATGGAAGCCAATGATAGCAGCTGAGACTTGTAGAAAAAGGGATGATATAATTTCACATAAG AATGGAAGAGCAAATATGGGAGACACAATTTACCACTACATGTCTGCTGCAGAGAAATTCTCAGCTGATCAACTTCTTGACTACTTGAAGATAAGTTCTGAGCATGAAGCACTTGAGCTGGCCGACAGGGTCGAGTCTTCGATGTACTCGTGGCGCCGGAAAGCTTGCCTGAGCCATTCCAAATCATCCTGGAGCAAAGTGAAGGAACTCATGGCCGACGCCGACCGGAAGGACAAGAATTACACCTTAGCTGAGAGAGCAGAGACTTTGTTGTTCTGCCTGAAGCAAAGATATCCTGAACTGTCACAAACTTCTCTTGACACATGCAAGATTCAGTATAACAAG GATGTTGGAAAAGCAATATTAGAGAGTTATTCAAGAGTACTAGAAGGCCTAGCATTCAACATTGTTGCTTGGGTTGAAGATGTTCTCTATGTAGATAAATCAATGAAGAACAGAGAAGTCTAG
- the LOC107635039 gene encoding rop guanine nucleotide exchange factor 3 isoform X3: MMVEIVNFHSAATVFGQSLKLEPLKPEKKAMWKREMKVLLSVCDYIVEFAPTAQYLEDGTIVEMMKSRPRSDIYINLPALQKLDTMLIEILDTFHDTEFWYVDNIPANSPRTRATSFRRIVQRKDEKWWLPVPCVLPGGLSEKSRKHLVEKRDCANQIHKAAMAINNNVLAEIDIPETYIDNLPKNGRANMGDTIYHYMSAAEKFSADQLLDYLKISSEHEALELADRVESSMYSWRRKACLSHSKSSWSKVKELMADADRKDKNYTLAERAETLLFCLKQRYPELSQTSLDTCKIQYNKDVGKAILESYSRVLEGLAFNIVAWVEDVLYVDKSMKNREV, from the exons ATGATGGTTGAAATTGTGAATTTTCATTCTGCAGCAACTGTATTTGGACAAAGTTTGAAGTTGGAGCCACTGAAGCCTGAGAAGAAAGCAATGTGGAAAAGAGAAATGAAGGTTCTTTTATCAGTGTGTGATTATATAGTAGAATTTGCCCCAACTGCACAATATTTAGAAGATGGAACAATCGTTGAG ATGATGAAGAGTAGACCAAGATCAGACATATATATCAACCTCCCTGCTCTACAGAAGCTTGACACAATGCTCATA GAAATATTAGACACTTTCCATGATACTGAATTTTGGTATGTAGATAACATTCCGGCGAATTCACCACGCACGCGCGCAACCTCTTTTCGGAGGATTGTTCAGCGAAAAGACGAGAAATGGTGGCTTCCGGTGCCTTGTGTTCTCCCCGGTGGCCTATCTGAAAAATCAAGGAAGCACTTAGTAGAAAAAAGGGATTGTGCTAACCAAATTCATAAAGCAGCCATGGCAATAAACAACAATGTTCTTGCTGAGATTGATATCCCAGAAACCTACATTGATAATCTTCCTAAG AATGGAAGAGCAAATATGGGAGACACAATTTACCACTACATGTCTGCTGCAGAGAAATTCTCAGCTGATCAACTTCTTGACTACTTGAAGATAAGTTCTGAGCATGAAGCACTTGAGCTGGCCGACAGGGTCGAGTCTTCGATGTACTCGTGGCGCCGGAAAGCTTGCCTGAGCCATTCCAAATCATCCTGGAGCAAAGTGAAGGAACTCATGGCCGACGCCGACCGGAAGGACAAGAATTACACCTTAGCTGAGAGAGCAGAGACTTTGTTGTTCTGCCTGAAGCAAAGATATCCTGAACTGTCACAAACTTCTCTTGACACATGCAAGATTCAGTATAACAAG GATGTTGGAAAAGCAATATTAGAGAGTTATTCAAGAGTACTAGAAGGCCTAGCATTCAACATTGTTGCTTGGGTTGAAGATGTTCTCTATGTAGATAAATCAATGAAGAACAGAGAAGTCTAG
- the LOC107635038 gene encoding uncharacterized protein LOC107635038 isoform X1, with translation MCTFVLSEIQNMKWHKELEMSAAETPKKTGTPQIVKLDKALKLAEAWVNSMSKGADDHDEKPDNEVEGRPERLGLGAKVSRKSKVGPSDDPVDRKLYAKMQAEKRKTAKIAQESASVASNALDDEEYDEELESRTSAFTKRKASVPSTLSNKKQK, from the exons ATGTGCACTTTTGTGTTGTCAGAAATTCAGAATATGAAAT GGCACAAAGAGCTCGAAATGAGTGCTGCAGAAACACCAAAGAAAACCGGCACGCCCCAAATTGTTAAGTTGGACAAGGCATTGAAGTTG GCTGAGGCATGGGTAAATAGTATGAGTAAAGGTGCTGATGATCATGATGAAAAACCGGATAATGAAGTAGAGGGTCGGCCTGAAAG GCTTGGATTAGGTGCAAAAGTTTCACGGAAATCCAAAGTTGGTCCCTCAGATGACCCTGTTGACAGAAAATTGTATGCCAAAATGCAAGCCGAAAAAAGAAAGACAGCGAAAATTGCTCAAGAATCTGCTTCAGTCGCAAGCAATGCTTTAGATGACGAGGAATACGATGAAGAATTGGAAAGCAGAACTAGTGCGTTCACCAAGAGGAAGGCATCAGTTCCTTCAACACTGTCTAATAAGAAGCAAAAGTAA
- the LOC107635038 gene encoding uncharacterized protein LOC107635038 isoform X2, which yields MSAAETPKKTGTPQIVKLDKALKLAEAWVNSMSKGADDHDEKPDNEVEGRPERLGLGAKVSRKSKVGPSDDPVDRKLYAKMQAEKRKTAKIAQESASVASNALDDEEYDEELESRTSAFTKRKASVPSTLSNKKQK from the exons ATGAGTGCTGCAGAAACACCAAAGAAAACCGGCACGCCCCAAATTGTTAAGTTGGACAAGGCATTGAAGTTG GCTGAGGCATGGGTAAATAGTATGAGTAAAGGTGCTGATGATCATGATGAAAAACCGGATAATGAAGTAGAGGGTCGGCCTGAAAG GCTTGGATTAGGTGCAAAAGTTTCACGGAAATCCAAAGTTGGTCCCTCAGATGACCCTGTTGACAGAAAATTGTATGCCAAAATGCAAGCCGAAAAAAGAAAGACAGCGAAAATTGCTCAAGAATCTGCTTCAGTCGCAAGCAATGCTTTAGATGACGAGGAATACGATGAAGAATTGGAAAGCAGAACTAGTGCGTTCACCAAGAGGAAGGCATCAGTTCCTTCAACACTGTCTAATAAGAAGCAAAAGTAA
- the LOC107635037 gene encoding uncharacterized protein LOC107635037 isoform X2, giving the protein MAKRPPRLTVQYEKDQSGCMWGFISMFDFRHGRSTRRMIADAKRSSQHAVGAVPVPTKNKFETLSDLDEEYQGHLERGESMRLIEITDPDKPSMKKLIEEEMFIEKDAVKDLGHADQVESKKSRVASEVSPKTDSKRKKKSRKKSRDMDTHELSSDAMLKSEFLHNPHSRQQSKDNLDLDKIMEDFCHVKGGCSVMHDNDSEVNSQSNQNYGVSENLARDAIHEFVNQMIANGKDQAEDGKSNCSNELMEALQVISSDKELFVRLLQDSDSILLKHVQELGNSHAINDNEHSSVIGSKFSVEEDLDNPKQEKETFNRKHRNFFRKRSKSQSECPTNENGKTEFTNRIVILKPALTSSRSSGSILASSLDSHDVVHHKGRFVKVSSHFSLTEIKRKLKHAMGREKHGNAEGISRKLPDKCQNKGPGSKTIGKDNNVGMRSPTKDHFFMEKIARPMFDVMNGNKTGASKHSEFSVEHENDSSKQRVSNLYIEARKHLCEMLDSGDENTNISGRQSPKTLGRILSIPEYNFSPLGSPGRDLEHHFVTTKTRFSVSDRPSEVNQDNLSPKQATFVDPLDQAMSNSEKQSSICEEISNNEVQQTNSQSNLAHDVGCVDTEETCSPVIDETVTEVNVESEKETDILQSSPIPVGFVMEKEQYCVMLEISDSTQGSSCLNQVVTEDVQPSSPPLSPSHSSVAKKIEEIESVTDVSGRPSPVSVLDTPFLDEDSSPGYSRCQAVKLPVRPLQFDECDSSPVDQLERGKYCFEENELIYDYIKAVLQASSLTPDQLLVKCLSSDEILDPSLFAQIEFFPNPLCHDQKLLFDCIEEILVEVCWYYFGVSPYVSFVNPSIRPTPNMKRVTLKVFEGVCWHILPLPPPRTLEQIVRKDLAGSETWMDLRPDAETVGFEMGEVILAELMEDTILSFISEIPESECSQLQLEADNNESTINL; this is encoded by the exons ATGGCGAAAAGACCCCCGAGATTAACTGTGCAGTATGAGAAAGATCAATCTGGTTGTATGTGGGGTTTTATTAGTATGTTCGATTTTCGCCATGGTCGCTCTACTCGTAGGATGATTGCAGATGCGAAACGCAGCAGCCAGCATGCTGTAG GTGCTGTACCTGTACCTACCAAGAACAAGTTTGAGACATTAAGCGATTTGGACGAAGAATATCAAGGCCATCTT GAAAGAGGAGAGAGTATGAGACTGATTGAGATAACTGATCCGGATAAGCCTAGTATGAAGAAACTCATAGAAGAAGAGATGTTCATCGAGAAGGATGCGGTGAAGGATCTAGGTCATGCTGATCAAGTAGAGTCAAAGAAATCCAGAGTAGCAAGTGAAGTTTCCCCAAAGACAGAttccaaaagaaaaaagaaatctcGAAAGAAAAGCCGTGATATGGACACCCATGAGTTGAGTTCGGATGCAATGCTGAAGTCTGAATTCCTGCATAACCCGCATTCAAGGCAACAGTCAAAAGATAATCTTGATTTAGACAAGATAATGGAAGACTTTTGTCACGTTAAGGGTGGTTGTTCTGTGATGCATGACAATGACAGCGAAGTTAATTCACAATCAAACCAAAATTATGGTGTTTCTGAAAACCTTGCAAGGGATGCAATCCATGAGTTTGTGAATCAAATGATAGCAAATGGGAAAGATCAGGCAGAAGATGGAAAATCCAATTGCTCAAATGAACTCATGGAAGCACTTCAGGTTATAAGCTCGGATAAGGAATTGTTTGTTAGACTTCTACAAGACTCAGATTCAATTTTATTGAAACATGTTCAGGAGTTGGGGAATTCTCATGCAATAAATGACAATGAACACAGCTCAGTTATTGGCTCCAAGTTCTCTGTAGAAGAAGACCTTGACAATCCGAAACAAGAAAAGGAAACTTTCAACCGTAAACATCGTAACTTTTTCAGGAAAAGGTCAAAGTCTCAATCAGAATGTCCTACAAACGAGAATGGGAAAACAGAGTTTACAAATAGAATAGTCATTCTGAAGCCTGCACTAACAAGTTCACGAAGTTCTGGAAGCATCCTTGCCTCTTCACTTGATTCTCATGATGTTGTCCATCACAAAGGTCGTTTTGTGAAAGTTAGTTCACATTTTTCTCTTACAGAgataaaaaggaaattgaaacaTGCCATGGGAAGGGAGAAACATGGAAACGCCGAAGGGATCTCAAGAAAGCTTCCGGATAAATGTCAAAATAAGGGGCCAGGGAGCAAAACCATTGGGAAAGACAATAATGTTGGAATGAGGTCTCCAACTAAAGACCATTTCTTCATGGAAAAGATTGCAAGACCTATGTTTGATGTTATGAATGGAAACAAGACCGGTGCTTCAAAACACTCCGAATTTAGTGTGGAACATGAAAATGACAGTTCCAAACAAAGGGTTTCTAACTTATATATTGAGGCTAGAAAACATCTGTGTGAGATGCTAGACAGTGGAGATGAGAACACAAACATTTCAGGTAGGCAGAGCCCCAAAACACTTGGTCGAATACTATCTATTCCTGAGTACAACTTTTCTCCCCTTGGCAGTCCCGGACGGGATTTGGAACATCATTTTGTGACCACAAAGACAAGATTTTCTGTGTCAGATAGACCTTCAGAGGTTAATCAGGATAACTTGTCACCCAAGCAAGCAACCTTTGTCGATCCTCTGGATCAGGCAATGAGCAATTCAGAAAAGCAGTCCAGCATTTGTGAAGAAATCTCTAATAATGAAGTACAACAAACTAATTCACAGTCAAACTTGGCACATGATGTTGGTTGTGTTGATACAGAAGAAACCTGTTCTCCTGTTATTGATGAGACAGTTACTGAAG TTAACGTAGAATCTGAAAAAGAGACAGACATTTTGCAATCATCCCCGATTCCAGTGGGATTCGTCATGGAAAAAGAACAATATTGTGTGATGTTAGAAATTTCTGATAGTACACAGGGTTCTTCATGTTTGAATCAG gtTGTTACAGAAGATGTCCAACCATCATCTCCACCATTATCCCCTTCTCACTCGTCTGTCGCAAAGAAAATTGAAGAGATAGAAAGCGTTACAGATGTTTCCGGCCGACCAAGTCCCGTATCTGTTCTTGATACTCCATTCTTGGATGAGGATTCAAGTCCTGGATACTCGAGATGTCAAGCTG TTAAATTGCCAGTACGACCGCTGCAATTTGATGAATGTGACTCTTCGCCTGTTGATCAACTTGAAAGAGGAAAATATTGTTTCGAAGAGAATGAATTGATATATGATTACATTAAAGCTGTCTTACAAGCATCAAGCTTGACTCCGGATCAACTGTTGGTGAAATGCCTTTCATCAGACGAGATACTCGATCCTTCCTTGTTTGCTCAGATAGAGTTCTTCCCCAATCCACTTTGCCATGACCAGAAGCTCCTATTCGACTGTATCGAGGAAATTCTCGTGGAGGTTTGTTGGTATTACTTTGGAGTCTCACCTTATGTATCATTTGTAAATCCTAGCATAAGGCCAACCCCAAATATGAAAAGGGTTACTCTCAAAGTCTTTGAAGGAGTGTGCTGGCATATCCTTCCCCTGCCCCCACCACGTACCTTGGAACAAATCGTTAGAAAAGACCTGGCGGGGAGTGAAACGTGGATGGATCTTCGACCTGATGCCGAAACTGTTGGCTTCGAAATGGGTGAGGTCATTCTTGCTGAACTGATGGAAGATACAATATTGAGCTTTATAAGTGAAATCCCTGAAAGTGAATGTTCTCAGCTTCAACTTGAGGCTGATAACAATGAGAGCACCATCAACTTGTAA
- the LOC107635037 gene encoding uncharacterized protein LOC107635037 isoform X1 produces the protein MAKRPPRLTVQYEKDQSGCMWGFISMFDFRHGRSTRRMIADAKRSSQHAVGAVPVPTKNKFETLSDLDEEYQGHLCSRIFQERGESMRLIEITDPDKPSMKKLIEEEMFIEKDAVKDLGHADQVESKKSRVASEVSPKTDSKRKKKSRKKSRDMDTHELSSDAMLKSEFLHNPHSRQQSKDNLDLDKIMEDFCHVKGGCSVMHDNDSEVNSQSNQNYGVSENLARDAIHEFVNQMIANGKDQAEDGKSNCSNELMEALQVISSDKELFVRLLQDSDSILLKHVQELGNSHAINDNEHSSVIGSKFSVEEDLDNPKQEKETFNRKHRNFFRKRSKSQSECPTNENGKTEFTNRIVILKPALTSSRSSGSILASSLDSHDVVHHKGRFVKVSSHFSLTEIKRKLKHAMGREKHGNAEGISRKLPDKCQNKGPGSKTIGKDNNVGMRSPTKDHFFMEKIARPMFDVMNGNKTGASKHSEFSVEHENDSSKQRVSNLYIEARKHLCEMLDSGDENTNISGRQSPKTLGRILSIPEYNFSPLGSPGRDLEHHFVTTKTRFSVSDRPSEVNQDNLSPKQATFVDPLDQAMSNSEKQSSICEEISNNEVQQTNSQSNLAHDVGCVDTEETCSPVIDETVTEVNVESEKETDILQSSPIPVGFVMEKEQYCVMLEISDSTQGSSCLNQVVTEDVQPSSPPLSPSHSSVAKKIEEIESVTDVSGRPSPVSVLDTPFLDEDSSPGYSRCQAVKLPVRPLQFDECDSSPVDQLERGKYCFEENELIYDYIKAVLQASSLTPDQLLVKCLSSDEILDPSLFAQIEFFPNPLCHDQKLLFDCIEEILVEVCWYYFGVSPYVSFVNPSIRPTPNMKRVTLKVFEGVCWHILPLPPPRTLEQIVRKDLAGSETWMDLRPDAETVGFEMGEVILAELMEDTILSFISEIPESECSQLQLEADNNESTINL, from the exons ATGGCGAAAAGACCCCCGAGATTAACTGTGCAGTATGAGAAAGATCAATCTGGTTGTATGTGGGGTTTTATTAGTATGTTCGATTTTCGCCATGGTCGCTCTACTCGTAGGATGATTGCAGATGCGAAACGCAGCAGCCAGCATGCTGTAG GTGCTGTACCTGTACCTACCAAGAACAAGTTTGAGACATTAAGCGATTTGGACGAAGAATATCAAGGCCATCTT TGTTCACGTATATTTCAGGAAAGAGGAGAGAGTATGAGACTGATTGAGATAACTGATCCGGATAAGCCTAGTATGAAGAAACTCATAGAAGAAGAGATGTTCATCGAGAAGGATGCGGTGAAGGATCTAGGTCATGCTGATCAAGTAGAGTCAAAGAAATCCAGAGTAGCAAGTGAAGTTTCCCCAAAGACAGAttccaaaagaaaaaagaaatctcGAAAGAAAAGCCGTGATATGGACACCCATGAGTTGAGTTCGGATGCAATGCTGAAGTCTGAATTCCTGCATAACCCGCATTCAAGGCAACAGTCAAAAGATAATCTTGATTTAGACAAGATAATGGAAGACTTTTGTCACGTTAAGGGTGGTTGTTCTGTGATGCATGACAATGACAGCGAAGTTAATTCACAATCAAACCAAAATTATGGTGTTTCTGAAAACCTTGCAAGGGATGCAATCCATGAGTTTGTGAATCAAATGATAGCAAATGGGAAAGATCAGGCAGAAGATGGAAAATCCAATTGCTCAAATGAACTCATGGAAGCACTTCAGGTTATAAGCTCGGATAAGGAATTGTTTGTTAGACTTCTACAAGACTCAGATTCAATTTTATTGAAACATGTTCAGGAGTTGGGGAATTCTCATGCAATAAATGACAATGAACACAGCTCAGTTATTGGCTCCAAGTTCTCTGTAGAAGAAGACCTTGACAATCCGAAACAAGAAAAGGAAACTTTCAACCGTAAACATCGTAACTTTTTCAGGAAAAGGTCAAAGTCTCAATCAGAATGTCCTACAAACGAGAATGGGAAAACAGAGTTTACAAATAGAATAGTCATTCTGAAGCCTGCACTAACAAGTTCACGAAGTTCTGGAAGCATCCTTGCCTCTTCACTTGATTCTCATGATGTTGTCCATCACAAAGGTCGTTTTGTGAAAGTTAGTTCACATTTTTCTCTTACAGAgataaaaaggaaattgaaacaTGCCATGGGAAGGGAGAAACATGGAAACGCCGAAGGGATCTCAAGAAAGCTTCCGGATAAATGTCAAAATAAGGGGCCAGGGAGCAAAACCATTGGGAAAGACAATAATGTTGGAATGAGGTCTCCAACTAAAGACCATTTCTTCATGGAAAAGATTGCAAGACCTATGTTTGATGTTATGAATGGAAACAAGACCGGTGCTTCAAAACACTCCGAATTTAGTGTGGAACATGAAAATGACAGTTCCAAACAAAGGGTTTCTAACTTATATATTGAGGCTAGAAAACATCTGTGTGAGATGCTAGACAGTGGAGATGAGAACACAAACATTTCAGGTAGGCAGAGCCCCAAAACACTTGGTCGAATACTATCTATTCCTGAGTACAACTTTTCTCCCCTTGGCAGTCCCGGACGGGATTTGGAACATCATTTTGTGACCACAAAGACAAGATTTTCTGTGTCAGATAGACCTTCAGAGGTTAATCAGGATAACTTGTCACCCAAGCAAGCAACCTTTGTCGATCCTCTGGATCAGGCAATGAGCAATTCAGAAAAGCAGTCCAGCATTTGTGAAGAAATCTCTAATAATGAAGTACAACAAACTAATTCACAGTCAAACTTGGCACATGATGTTGGTTGTGTTGATACAGAAGAAACCTGTTCTCCTGTTATTGATGAGACAGTTACTGAAG TTAACGTAGAATCTGAAAAAGAGACAGACATTTTGCAATCATCCCCGATTCCAGTGGGATTCGTCATGGAAAAAGAACAATATTGTGTGATGTTAGAAATTTCTGATAGTACACAGGGTTCTTCATGTTTGAATCAG gtTGTTACAGAAGATGTCCAACCATCATCTCCACCATTATCCCCTTCTCACTCGTCTGTCGCAAAGAAAATTGAAGAGATAGAAAGCGTTACAGATGTTTCCGGCCGACCAAGTCCCGTATCTGTTCTTGATACTCCATTCTTGGATGAGGATTCAAGTCCTGGATACTCGAGATGTCAAGCTG TTAAATTGCCAGTACGACCGCTGCAATTTGATGAATGTGACTCTTCGCCTGTTGATCAACTTGAAAGAGGAAAATATTGTTTCGAAGAGAATGAATTGATATATGATTACATTAAAGCTGTCTTACAAGCATCAAGCTTGACTCCGGATCAACTGTTGGTGAAATGCCTTTCATCAGACGAGATACTCGATCCTTCCTTGTTTGCTCAGATAGAGTTCTTCCCCAATCCACTTTGCCATGACCAGAAGCTCCTATTCGACTGTATCGAGGAAATTCTCGTGGAGGTTTGTTGGTATTACTTTGGAGTCTCACCTTATGTATCATTTGTAAATCCTAGCATAAGGCCAACCCCAAATATGAAAAGGGTTACTCTCAAAGTCTTTGAAGGAGTGTGCTGGCATATCCTTCCCCTGCCCCCACCACGTACCTTGGAACAAATCGTTAGAAAAGACCTGGCGGGGAGTGAAACGTGGATGGATCTTCGACCTGATGCCGAAACTGTTGGCTTCGAAATGGGTGAGGTCATTCTTGCTGAACTGATGGAAGATACAATATTGAGCTTTATAAGTGAAATCCCTGAAAGTGAATGTTCTCAGCTTCAACTTGAGGCTGATAACAATGAGAGCACCATCAACTTGTAA